From a single Oreochromis niloticus isolate F11D_XX linkage group LG3, O_niloticus_UMD_NMBU, whole genome shotgun sequence genomic region:
- the LOC102075888 gene encoding endonuclease domain-containing 1 protein, protein MTAVSVTIWRVDTSQLRMSSIQTYFLSIPALLFQILLIDPTLAEVVTSISICKQFLLEETPPQVPGVLESGNIVNQNQYKPICQTYKNKRRFLTLYDIKNKIPVFSAYKYIGDVAIKRPRSHWQIEPQLENENDSNNMRRKDKEKIYNHQAVDIDFKSNGTYDKGHIFPSSHAFTKDDKLATFTLTNIVPQARTFNQGSWNKMERCIKCVMDKYCKNSSGVTEAFVITGAQPSSNNVLNNKINIPSMLWSAFCCYSSNMDMWIASAHWGENVPDESKHKYLQTETLSELHNKLRTADSEFNMFPGTQCPLHKTVSQLYPDIKNCFCPSSISTTSAPSNLTTATPTPPSGSTTLQLTPTLQILLLTHRFLYF, encoded by the exons ATGACAGCAGTTTCAGTGACTATCTGGAGAGTG GACACATCTCAGTTAAGGATGTCATCAATACAAACATATTTCCTGTCCATCCCTGCCCTCCTCTTCCAAATCCTCTTAATAGATCCCACTTTAGCTGAAGTGGTGACGTCGATATCAATCTGTAAACAATTTCTTCTTGAGGAAACTCCCCCTCAGGTCCCCGGTGTCTTGGAAAGTGGAAACATTGTGAACCAGAACCAGTACAAGCCTATCTGCCAGACTTATAAGAACAAGAGAAGGTTTTTAACTCTCTACGACATCAAAAACAagattccagtgttttctgcaTACAAGTACATTGGAGACGTGGCAATAAAGCGACCCCGAAGTCATTGGCAGATAGAGCCACAG CTTGAGAATGAAAATGACAGCAATAACATGAGGAGAAAAGATAAAGAGAAGATCTACAATCACCAGGCTGTCGACATTGATTTTAAATCCAATGGAACATATGACAAAGGTCACATATTTCCAAGCTCTCATGCATTCACCAAAGATGATAAACTGGCTACTTTCACCCTGACCAACATTGTTCCACAAGCAAGAACTTTCAACCAGGGAAGCTGGAACAAAATGGAGAGGTGCATCAAATGTGTTATGGACAAATACTGCAAAAATAGCAGTGGTGTCACTGAAGCTTTTGTGATAACTGGAGCACAACCCAGCTCCAACAACGTCCTTAACAACAAGATTAACATTCCCTCCATGCTCTGGTCGGCATTCTGCTGCTACAGCTCCAACATGGACATGTGGATCGCTAGTGCACACTGGGGTGAAAATGTTCCAGATGAATCTAAACACAAATATCTACAGACTGAGACTCTCTCAGAACTGCACAACAAACTGAGGACAGCAGACTCTGAGTTTAACATGTTTCCTGGAACACAGTGTCCTCTACACAAGACTGTCTCACAGCTTTACCCAGATATCAAAAACTGCTTCTGCCCCTCATCCATATCAACCACTTCTGCCCCTAGCAATTTAACAACTGCCACTCCCACTCCACCTTCTGGTTCAACCACATTACAACTGACCCCCACGCTTCAAATTCTACTCCTAACACATCGGTTTCTCTACTTTTAA
- the LOC109203697 gene encoding protein-glutamine gamma-glutamyltransferase 2: MVNRINKVDFHYVANNAAHRTIEITTKQLIVRRGQPFLLTLEMLQSFSVGDTLLLTVETGPAPLERHGTRSQFGNPSPKYPRDAKAVWKYEIDRRAVLERGIVALSVTPPIDAPVGKYSLSAMTHGETKNLGTLVVLFNPWCSDDWMYLPDDRERQEYVMNEEGTVYTGTSDCISSLPWIFGQFEEEMVDICLKILDANLKHRKDPAGDTSARCNPIYVSRVISAMVNSNDDQGVLVGRWDGNYSDGCSPTYWTSSVSILQRWFQNCCSPVKYGQSWVFAAIMCTVMRFFGIPCRVVTNFQSAHDSNNSLTIDEYYDDYGVSSKETSESVWNFHVWVEGWMKRPDLMKGGIYDGWQVLDPTPQEKSEGVFCCGPAPVNAILRGDTDVKYDVPFVYAEVNADIVKWMISPDGSKKKMYTDTRSVGQKISTKAVGSWKRVDITDSYKHKEGTSAERAIFHRAVRMNSKEGHGCDIEEAPQYVEMRIEQETKVINGQDIKLRLKLSSKDHTSKEMTIRINAQAMRYYGKMAGNILNKVQLVTLLSGQDVTIPIQIPFATYSKYMVNCDSIKVSAVASDSDEYYQTETNFTLEQPVISMKALGPIQVDREMTLQVEFTNSLNEKLRNCSLTVNGCGLFKPAYVGSEMYDLNPKAKLQLTIITTPYKVGPKTVVANFSCCTFRDTKSTYIVEVKP, encoded by the exons ATGGTGAACA GAATTAACAAGGTGGATTTTCACTACGTGGCTAACAACGCTGCTCATCGCACCATTGAAATTACAACAAAGCAGCTGATTGTTAGGCGTGGCCAGCCCTTCCTGCTGACCCTGGAAATGCTGCAGTCTTTCAGTGTTGGGGACACACTCCTGCTCACTGTGGAGACAG GTCCTGCTCCATTAGAAAGACATGGAACACGTTCTCAGTTTGGTAACCCATCTCCCAAATATCCCCGTGATGCCAAGGCAGTATGGAAGTACGAGATTGACAGGAGGGCTGTCCTGGAGAGGGGCATTGTGGCTCTCTCTGTGACCCCACCAATTGACGCTCCTGTGGGGAAATACTCCCTGTCTGCAATGACACATGGTGAAACAAAAAATCTGGGAACCTTGGTGGTGCTCTTCAACCCCTGGTGCTCTG ATGACTGGATGTATCTTCCCGATGACAGAGAAAGACAAGAATATGTGATGAATGAAGAGGGAACCGTCTACACAGGAACATCAGACTGCATAAGTTCTCTGCCCTGGATCTTTGGACAG TTCGAGGAGGAAATGGTGGACATTTGTCTCAAGATACTGGATGCCAACCTCAAACACAGGAAAGACCCAGCTGGTGACACCTCTGCTCGTTGTAACCCCATCTATGTTAGCCGTGTGATCAGTGCCATG GTCAATTCCAATGATGATCAAGGTGTACTAGTGGGACGCTGGGATGGGAACTATAGTGATGGATGCAGCCCCACCTACTGGACTAGTAGTGTTAGCATCCTTCAGCGCTGGTTTCAAAACTGCTGCAGTCCTGTTAAGTACGGACAGTCCTGGGTGTTCGCTGCTATAATGTGTACAG TGATGCGATTCTTTGGTATTCCATGTCGTGTCGTCACCAACTTTCAGTCTGCTCATGACTCAAACAATAGCCTCACTATTGATGAATATTATGATGACTATGGAGTCAGTAGCAAGGAGACCTCTGAAAGTGTCTG GAACTTCCATGTGTGGGTGGAGGGATGGATGAAACGACCAGACCTCATGAAAGGTGGTATCTATGATGGCTGGCAGGTCTTGGATCCCACTCCACAGGAAAAAAGTGAAG GTGTGTTCTGCTGTGGTCCAGCCCCAGTCAATGCTATCCTACGTGGTGACACAGACGTCAAGTATGATGTACCATTTGTCTACGCTGAGGTCAACGCTGACATTGTCAAATGGATG ATCAGTCCTGATGgttcaaagaagaaaatgtaCACTGACACCAGGTCAGTGGGTCAGAAAATCTCTACCAAGGCTGTTGGTTCCTGGAAAAGGGTTGATATCACTGACAGCTACAAGCACaaagaag GCACCTCAGCGGAGAGAGCCATCTTTCATCGTGCAGTCAGAATGAACTCAAAAGAAGGTCATGGATGTGACATAGAAGAGGCACCCCAGTATGTGGAGATGAGAATCGAACAG GAGACCAAAGTGATAAATGGTCAGGACATTAAACTCAGGCTAAAGCTGAGCAGTAAGGATCACACCAGTAAGGAGATGACCATCCGTATCAATGCCCAGGCCATGAGGTACTACGGCAAAATGGCGGGCAACATCCTGAACAAAGTCCAACTGGTGACACTGCTGTCTGGACAAG ATGTGACCATACCTATCCAGATCCCCTTCGCAACTTACAGTAAATATATGGTGAACTGTGACAGCATAAAGGTTTCAGCAGTGGCCAGCGACAGCGATGAATACTACCAAACTGAGACCAACTTCACCCTAGAGCAACCAGTCATCTCCATGAAG gcTTTGGGTCCAATCCAAGTGGACCGTGAAATGACGCTGCAGGTGGAATTTACTAATTCGCTCAATGAGAAGCTGAGAAACTGCTCCCTGACGGTCAACGGATGTGGCCTTTTCAAACCAGCCTATGTAGGAAG TGAAATGTATGATCTGAATCCAAAAGCCAAGCTGCAGCTCACAATCATCACGACTCCCTACAAGGTCGGACCGAAGACTGTGGTGGCTAACTTCAGCTGCTGCACCTTCAGAGACACAAAGAGCACCTACATTGTTGAAGTGAAACCATGA